In Vicia villosa cultivar HV-30 ecotype Madison, WI unplaced genomic scaffold, Vvil1.0 ctg.001176F_1_1, whole genome shotgun sequence, a single genomic region encodes these proteins:
- the LOC131633773 gene encoding uncharacterized protein LOC131633773, whose product MVDMSDMKDGALREIDMDESVFGIEFKSHITIDDLQEIFDQDQLGVSNMQSYIRLLYDRVLRGTALSNRFRFVSSAHCSGMEIVSDPESVRQRLVDRFMSTGNTECLHLWAYNTRPVGAHWLLLAINPIREVVYYLNSVKGEWTNYPAMKEIVDLSIQVFRSQRDAQVSRTKSNNITWIEVQCPIQRNSSDCGYFVLRFMKEIIQANQLEIPPTYLDEFRAAGYSKLKLEEIKEELCQFYIKQFFMQI is encoded by the exons atggttgatatgtccgatatgaaggatggtgctttacgggaaatcgatatggatgaaagtgtcttcggtattgagttcaagtcacatattacaattgacgacttgcaagagatttttgaccaggatcaactaggcgtcagtaatatgcaatcatacatccg gttgttgtatgacagagtgttgcgcgggactgcattgtctaacagattccggttcgtgtcttccgcccattgcagcggaatggaaattgtttcggatccggaatctgttagacagcgcttagtcgatagattcatgtccaccggcaatacagaatgtctgcatctttgggcgtataatacccgaccagtagg agcacactggttgctgcttgctatcaacccgataagggaagtcgtgtattatctgaattcggtaaagggtgaatggaccaattatccggccatgaaggaaatcgttgattt atcaatacaagtattccgtagtcaacgggacgcacaggtatcccggactaaatcaaacaacatcacctggatcgaagtgcag tgtccgatacagcgtaacagttcagactgcggatactttgtattgaggtttatgaaagaaatcattcaggcgaatcaattagagattcctcccacg taccttgacgaattccgtgctgctgggtactcgaagctaaagttagaagaaatcaaagaggaattgtgtcaattttatattaagcaatttttcatgcagatttga